In Flavobacterium enshiense, the genomic stretch CCTCTTCGATGAAAATATTTTCCGGAGCAATTACATTGACACTTTTCGGAATCGGTTGCGAAATACGACCTTCGGTAATCAAATCAAAATCCTCGCGTAATGCAGCATCGTTTTTCTGAAAAATATCCCACGTATGTTCTATTTTCAGGCAGTCTTCGGTATACTCAATTATATCATACGTGTCAAAATCAACTTCTTCCTGATTTTCTCTGCTGTAAAAAGCAACCACTTCATCATTGCAAAAAATAGCCTGATCAGCCTCCAGGGAACGAACCATTTCCGACAGGATTTCATTTGGCAAAAAAGAAGCATTGATCATCACATTCTCTTCCATTTCCACCATTGGATATTTCTCCATCAAATACTCCTCTGTCAATGTAGTAGTGGTATAACCAAGGTATTTTTCCCATTTTTCACGAATGGTTAAAATCCCGATACGTATATCGGCAACCGGCCTGGTGAATGTAAAAGGCAATAACGCGTTGCGAACAGTTCCGTCAAATAGTATGTAGTTCATTTTTTCTTATTTGTTGATGCGGTTATTTGGTTAACCGAATTCCAAAGTTACAAAGTTTTCTATCAGATAAAAACAAAAAAACCTCTCAAAACTGAGAGGCTTCCGTATATTGTAAAAACAACGATTATTTATTGAATTTAGCGTATTTATTTTTGAATTTATCAATACGCCCTGCAGTATCGATAAGTTTAGATTTACCTGTATAGAAAGGGTGAGATGTTCTAGAGATCTCCATTTTATATACTGGGTATTCAACACCATCAACAGTGATTGTATCTTTAGTTTCTACTGTAGATTTAGTGATAAATACATCCTCGTTTGACATATCTTTAAATGCTACTAATCTGTAATTTTCCGGGTGAATTCCTTTTTTCATGGTAAATCGTTTTTATTAATTGGTCACAAACCGTTCTGATGCTTTTATATATAAAAGGTATAAACGTCTGTAACTTTTTGTTTATAATCTTTTTATTTATTCAAGGCGCAAATGTACAACTAATTTTTAATAATCAAATTATTGTGTAACTTTTTTTCAATTCATCAAACTAACTCTACGATAGTATAGAATTCATATATTTGTAAATTATTTAAACCAAAAGAAAACTATGAACGAAGTAATTAAAAAAAACGGGGTTAACTACGGAATAACCATTGGTATTATCTCAATTCTTTTAACGGCCTCACTCTACGCAATAGACCTAAAATTATTCACAAATATGTGGCTAGGGCTAATCATGATATTGGTTTATATCATCATTGGAGTAATTTTGGTTTCAAAGACAAAAAAACAATTAAACGGTCAGATTACATTCAAAGAAGCATTTACGGTTTATTTTTTGGCAGCAGCTATAGCAGCAGCGATGTCGGCTGTATTCAACATTTTATTATTTAATGTTATTGACCCTGCCGCAAAAGAAACTCTTAACAATGAAGTAATTGAGTACACTGTAAACATGATGAAAAAAACAGGCGCACCAACCGACAAAATAAAAGAGGTTGTTGAGAAAATGCAGGAAACAGATAATTATTCTTTTATGAACCAATTAAAAGGCCTGGTTTTTAGTTTGATTTTTTCATCCGTTTTCGGGGCACTTCTAGCCTTAATTTTCAGAAACAAAACTTCGAACTTAGAATAATTAATGAACATATCCATTATAATTCCTTTACTTAACGAGCAGGAATCGTTGCCCGAATTGCATTCGTGGATTGTAAAAGTCATGAAAGAAAACAATTTCTCTTATGAAGTTATTTTCATTGATGATGGCAGCACTGACAATTCCTGGAAAACCATCGAACAGCTTTCTGCTGAAAATCCTAACGTTAAAGGAATTCGTTTTTTACGCAATTACGGAAAATCACAGGCGCTTCATGCGGGTTTTGCCAAAGCACAAGGTGATGTAATTATCACCATGGACGCCGATTTACAGGACAGTCCAGACGAAATTCCAGGACTTTTCGGCATGATTACCAACGACAATTATGATTTGGTTTCAGGTTGGAAAAAGAAACGCTATGACTCGGTAGTAGCCAAAAACCTGCCTTCAAAGTTATTCAACTGGGCGGCTCGAAAAACATCGGGAGTAAAACTGAACGATTTCAACTGTGGCCTTAAAGCCTACAAAAACATAGTAGTAAAAAATGTTGAAGTTTCCGGTGAAATGCACCGTTACATTCCTGTTTTGGCCAAAAACGCAGGATTTGGGAAGATCGGTGAAAAAGTAGTGATTCATCAGGCACGAAAATACGGCTCTACTAAATTCGGAATGGAACGATTTATCAATGGCTTTTTGGATTTAATCACGATTTGGTTCATCTCAAAATTCGGAAAACGTCCTATGCACCTCTTTGGCGCATTGGGAGTAGTAATGTTCCTGATCGGATTTTTATCTGCCGGCTACATCGGTATCATGAAATTATACAAAATATACACTCATGAGACTGCAATTTTAGTAACCAACAACCCATGGTTTTATATCGCTCTGACTACCATGATTATAGGCACACAACTCTTTCTTGCCGGTTTCTTGGGTGAAATTATCCTACGAACCAAAAACAATGAAGAACGCTATAAAATTTCAAAAGAGTTAAATCTGTAAATCAGAATTGAAAATGCACATTGAAAAAGCAATTTTAGACAAAGTAAACATCTGGCTAACACCTACATTTGACAACGATACCCACGAAGCGATTCGTGAAATAATGACTACCTCACCAAAAGAACTGGAAGACAGCTTTTATAAAAACCTGGAATTCGGAACAGGCGGTATGCGCGGAATTATGGGTGTGGGCACCAACCGAATCAACAAATACACCTTAGGCAAAAATACGCAGGGACTGTCCAATTACATGAAGAAAACATTCCCGAACCAACAATTAAAAGTAGCCATTGCTTACGATTGCCGCCACAACAGCGACACGTTAGCAAAAGTGGTAGCCGATGTGTTTTCGGCAAACGGAATTAAGGTTTTTCTTTTTTCCGATTTGCGTCCGACTCCCGAATTATCATTTGCAGTAAAATATTTGGAATGCCATGCAGGAATCGTGCTAACTGCTTCACACAATCCGCCGGAATACAACGGATACAAAGTATATTGGCAGGACGGAGGCCAATTGGTACCACCTCAGGATCATGAAATCATTGAAATGATCGAAGCTTTGGATTACAGCGAAATCAAATTTGAAGCCAACAACGACCTAATAGAATACATCGACACAGAAATAGACGAAGCCTTTATCGATTCGTCCATTGAAAATGCAACATTTAATACTTCATCTGCAGCCAAAGAAGACCTTAAAATCGTGT encodes the following:
- a CDS encoding type B 50S ribosomal protein L31, with amino-acid sequence MKKGIHPENYRLVAFKDMSNEDVFITKSTVETKDTITVDGVEYPVYKMEISRTSHPFYTGKSKLIDTAGRIDKFKNKYAKFNK
- a CDS encoding DUF4199 domain-containing protein, with the translated sequence MNEVIKKNGVNYGITIGIISILLTASLYAIDLKLFTNMWLGLIMILVYIIIGVILVSKTKKQLNGQITFKEAFTVYFLAAAIAAAMSAVFNILLFNVIDPAAKETLNNEVIEYTVNMMKKTGAPTDKIKEVVEKMQETDNYSFMNQLKGLVFSLIFSSVFGALLALIFRNKTSNLE
- a CDS encoding glycosyltransferase family 2 protein — protein: MNISIIIPLLNEQESLPELHSWIVKVMKENNFSYEVIFIDDGSTDNSWKTIEQLSAENPNVKGIRFLRNYGKSQALHAGFAKAQGDVIITMDADLQDSPDEIPGLFGMITNDNYDLVSGWKKKRYDSVVAKNLPSKLFNWAARKTSGVKLNDFNCGLKAYKNIVVKNVEVSGEMHRYIPVLAKNAGFGKIGEKVVIHQARKYGSTKFGMERFINGFLDLITIWFISKFGKRPMHLFGALGVVMFLIGFLSAGYIGIMKLYKIYTHETAILVTNNPWFYIALTTMIIGTQLFLAGFLGEIILRTKNNEERYKISKELNL